GGGCAGCACCGAGAGGGCTACATGCCGACCACCTCCTTGATTTCCACAAGGTGGTGCAGTGGCCGGGTGAGCATGGTGAACTCATCTTTTTCCGCATCGTAGACCGAGTTGACAAATACCTTGCCCCACTTCTTTTCGTCCATTTTTCTGAAATCGGAGCGGTAATAATATCCCGGCCAGCGGGTTTCTTCGCGGAACAGCTTGTGCCGGGTGTGGGCTTCGGCAATCTGGACACGATGGACATTTTCCCAGCAGCGCATCAGTTCGTGGAGGTTGCGGGCGGCGAGCTTGTTCAGGTCCTCCTTGAGCAGTTTGATCAGGTCCAGTGCGATGTTCAAGGTGATCGCGCTGCAGTTATACTGTGATCCCCAGCCGGCAACATATTCGTCCATGATCTTGTTGAGCCGGAAAATGGCCATTTTGGGCGTGATGTAGTTGGGATTGACCTCTTCCACCGGCAGGTCGTATTTCTTGTCGGTCGATCCCAGGGTCGTGTAGTTTTTATGGTCTTCATAGTGCTTGAGGGGCAGCACGATCCGTTTTTTGAGTTTGTCCACCTCGGCCGAATCGAATTCAGGCAGTTCCGGGTTGTCCACACAGTATTTTACCGCGGCCTTGGCGGCGATGCGCCCTTCGGTAAAGGACCCGGAAGAGAACTTGTGGCTGGACACACCCACCCCGTCTCCGGCGGCAAACAGCCCCTTGACCGTGGTCATGCGGTTGTAGCCCCAGAAATAATCGCTTTTCGATTCACCGGTCTGAATGTCTTCGGGGCCGCTGGTCCACGCACCGGAGGCGCCGGAATGGGAACCGATGAAGTACGGTTCGGAAGGCATGATTTCCGAGGGGCCTTCCTCGGGAAAGACATCCTTGGCCGCCCACAGGACTGCCTGGCTGATGGTCATATCGAGGAAATCTTCCCAGGCCTCGGCCTCCAGCTTCTTGAGTTCCTTTTTGTAGGCCTTTTCGTCCGGGGCCTGTTCGGCCAGTTTGGCGATGGCCTTGTCCGTGTGAATAAAGATGGGGCCGTCGCCCTTGTGATACATCTCGATCATCATCAGGTGGTTGCGCAGACAGGTGGGAATGGGTTTGACCTCGCCGTAGGGTGGCCAGTTGTGCAATTCACCGCCTTCGGCCAGCCCTTCGGCCATGTAATTATACCCGGTTGCCGATGTCGCGGCGGCCTTGAACAGAAGGAACCACGCCCCGACCGGACCATAGCCGTCCTTGAAGCGCCCCGGAATGAAAACCACTTCCTGGGACGTCATTTCGGCACCGGCCGTGGTGGTCAGGTAGGAACTCGATCCGGCGTTCCAGGGCGGATACCAGGCCCTTCCCAAGCCCTCCCCGGTGGATCGCGGTCTGAAAACGTGAACGGCGCCGCCGGCGCTGACGATGCAGGCCTTGAACCGGAACACGTAAATTTCAGGGTCCCGTACGCTGAAACCGATGGCTCCCGCCACTTTGTTTTTGTCTTTTTTGTCCAGCAGCAGTCGGACGACAAACACCCGCTCGATAATGTTGTCCATGCCGACGGCGTTCTTGCCGGCTTCGGCAACGATGGCTTTGTAGCTTTCCCCGTTGATCATCAGCTGCCAGCGGCCTTCGTGGACGTAGTTGCCGTCCGGGTCCGTCCAGATGGGCAATCCGTAGCCCTCGAACATGTGCACCGATCCGTTGACATGCCTGGAGATATCCATCACCAGGTCGTCCCGGCAAAGGCCCATGAGGTCCTGGCGGACGTAGCTGAGATAGTCGACCGGGCTGTTTTCGCCCTGATACTGGTTGATGGCCGAAAGCCCCATGCCCACGGCACCGCTGCGCTCCATGGCCGCTTTATCCACCACGGTAATCTTGACGCCGTTTTCCTTGGCCCAGTGGGCGCCTTCGACGCAGGCGCCGGATCCCGCCATCCCGGGGCCGATGATCAAAAGATCGGTTGTTACCTCGACAGTTTTAAATTCCTCCATCTTGATCCCTCCCCTAATCTCCCAGAGTCCAAAGTTTGTCGGCTTTCAGCGAGGCCGGTTCCGTGAAAAGGAGCTGGTCATCCAATTTGCCCGGCCCGATTCCGAAGCCGCCATCCGGTTTGGCCTCCCCTTCGGGCGTGGTCCGGATGGGAAATTTGAATCGTTTGATCGTTCCTCCCCTGAACTTGACCGTCCACATGATGTCTTCCGACCCGCGCATGGGTACGACGCTGGCGCCCAAAGGGGTAAAGTCAGCGTAGCCCCGGACTTCGATGGCCTGGGTGGGACAGATTTTGACGCAGTTGTAGCACTCCCAGCACATGTCCGGCTCGGCGTTGTACGCTTTCATCCGGTCCACATCCAAAACCATGAGATCGTTGGGGCAGATGTACATGCATGCAGTTTTGTCCCCGCCCTTGCAGCCGTCGCACTTTTCATCGATGACAAAACTCGGCATTTTTCCCTCCTTTGCTGTTAGTGATTGATGCCCGTTTCTGTGTGAAGCCAAACAAAAGTATTGAATCACCTCCTTGAACCAATGGGGTTGGCCGGCACGTACCCAAATTCTACGCGAGGGGACCGGCGTTAACCGAGCGTTGAGCAAAAGCGCTGCCAAGCCGTAAACAGGCGGTACAAAACATTATAACAAACAGAAAATATTTATTTTTTTGTTTGGGCTGCGGCAAGTCGAGCATGCGAGGATGGTGCCCGAAGAGTACAAACTGAGGATTTTTAAAGGGAAGGAGGCTTCATTTTGAGCCCTTTTTCGCCGAGCGGCCTGCCGAAGGATGCATCAACAGGTCCATGCCTCCTCCGGCATGCGATCTGGCGAACCCGCGGGAAACGCACATGTTTTTGAAAAAAGGATTACCAAGGCCACCAGTATGCCGGCAGCCAAGGCAAGAAAGCTATACGCTCTCCAACATATTCAGAGACGGCGGATCACTTGAGCTTGTAAGGATTGATCGATAGCACGGGAATGGGTGCGTTCTTGACGACGGTTTCCGCGACACTTCCGAAGATCACGTGCTCCAGCCCTTTACGGCCATGGGTTCCCATGATCACAAGGTCGATTCTCTCGGCCGCGATGACCTTCAGGATCTCTTGGGCGGCATCTCCGGAAACGACGATGGTCTTAAAATCGGGACAGCGCTGCAGCTGCTCCTCACAGAGGGTTTGCAGGGCGCTTTTGGCTGCCTCGATGGCTTCTTTTTGAAAGTTGTCCATCGAGGGGTGCGGTACATAGAGTTTGCCCCATTTGTTGAGATCCTGCACCACATGCAGCAGATAGATGCTGCTGTTGTATTTCTTGGAAAGCGAAAATACATAGGGCAGGAGCTTTGACGCGTTTTCCGTTAAATCGATCGGGAACAGAATTTTCTTGATGTCTATCGTGGGCTCGACCCCCTCGTTTTCTTTTTCCATCGGTCTCCTCCTTTTTTTATTCGTTGAATCCATGGTTTGCCCATCCCCTCGGGCGGCTTGCCGAGAAAACGTGTGCGGCCCTATTCCACCACCCATACCGTGCAGTCGCGCGCATGATTGACGATCTTGCTCGAAACGCTGCCGAAGAGAAAGGCTTCACTGCGCGACAACCCCTGCCTGCCGACCACAATGGTATGATATTGCGTCTGTTGAAGCTCGAACAGGATGCACTCCGCCAAAGAAGGGCAATGGCGGAGCATGGACCGGACTGCTACGGCAGCCGGTGCAAAGCCGCTGTCGATCAGAATCTTGCGATAGTCGTCGAGCATGGCATCGACTTTCATCTGATAGTCGGCAAGCCATTTGTCTCTTTCCGAGAGGTTGGGAAAGTAATCTTCTTCGGGCTGGCGGATGATGTGCAGGATCAAAACCTTGAATCCTTTGATCCCCCCAAGCAGTTTACCCACATAGGTGACGGCCCGCCGGGCGTTTTCCGACTCGTCAACCGCAATCAGGATGTTTTTGTTGAACCGTTTTTCACCGAATGGCATGGGACGCTCCTTGATCGCATGTTGTCTTTGGCACCATGACGCACCAGGTTGCTTATCCCTTTTCCTGACGCGAATGGCGCAGGTTGGTATGAAAAATAGGCAGCAAAATCAGCGCCAACATTGCGATAAAAACAACAGTTCCGGGGTAAAAATGAAAATCGCGACAACCGGTGTCGGGGTGGGTCTCAAGAAAAAGGCCGGGAACGGATCAGCTGTGATGCTGAAAGACGATTCGCGGCAGCGCCTCTTTAAACTTCGAGAACCCTGCCGGCTCCGGCGGCCAGTGCTTTTTCCGGATAGCGCTGTTTGATTTCGTCGATGTGTTGGGTGCAATGGGCCGGGCAAACGGTTTTCAGCGGATCGAGCAGAGAAAATTCGTTGAATCCATGCAGGCCGCCGATGAGGGTGGTAACCGTACCGAACCGGGATGCGGCTTTGAGGATCGCGCCGACACCGGGATGCGAACAGCCGGCGACAACAACGGCATGATCGTGCTGCCGGATGACCAGCGATTGTTCGATCCCTGCGAGCTGTCCGGTTGAATAGCCGTTTTCGAACAGTTCCACGGGGCGGTCTATGGAAACGATGTTCGCCGCGTTTTCGGGGGGCGGGCAGGATGCGGGCAGGAAAACCGTCGTGTCATGAATCCGCAACAGATCGGCCAGGCCGCCGATATGGTCCCAGTGGTTGTGGGAAAGGAACACCGCGTCGATGGCCGCCGGGTCGATATTGAGTTTTTCCATGTTGCCGAGAAGGATCGCTCCTTTGGCGCCGGTGTCGAACAGAAGGGTATGCCCTTCGGTTTCCACCAGACAGGCAAAACCCCAGTCGGCCGCCAGGGCCGGTCTGCTGACCACGTTGTCGTAGACGATGGTAATTTTCATCGGTATTTTTTCCGGGCTATGTCAGGCAAACCACCTGGGGGTACCGGGGTGGCGGTCTGCCGGGTGGCAGATTCCGTCAGGCCGGTACCCCGGATCGAGTATTATTCGGAGCCTTCTTTTTCCAGTTCGGCAATTTTCTGCTGGATGGCTTCCAGAGAGTTTTTCATCGCCTCGGCGTTGGACCGGAGCATTTCGATTTCATCGGTTTTGCCTGCCGGGTAGCCGTATCCGGTTTCCGGCGGGTATCCGTAGCCGTATCCGCCAGCGGCCGGGCCCAAACCGCGCCCCCTGCCTCTGCCGAATCCTCGCCCGAATCCCATTCCCCGGCCGTAGCCGTAGCCATAACCCCTGCCGCCGTACGCGGGCAGGTTGCCGGCGCCTGCCGGTCGTCCACACATTCCTCTGCCCCAGCCGGTCATTGGGCCGGCGCCCATGGGGCCGCTTCCGTTAAATCCTGGCATGATGATGTCCTCCTAAATTTAAAGTTCAACGGTTTTGACCGCGTCCACGGCCTGTTCCTCCCTGGCCCTGTCCGCGACCACCGCCGCGACCTTGACCCTGGCCTTGGCCCTGTCCGGATCCGCGACCACCGCCTCGGCCACCTTTCCCACGGGGGCAGGGCTGCTGTTGGCCCTGTCCGCAGGGGCCTTGGCCTCTGCCTGTCTGTCGGCCCTGTCCGTCCGGGCCGGTTTTATCTCCTCTGGGCATTTGCGTCACCTCCCTTCCTGTTTGTGTTTCGTTTGCCGGTGTGCCGGCATTGATTGCATTTGCATTGCCTCCCATGCGCCCCCGTCGCCCGTGGCGACGTCTGCCCCCGCCGCGCATGGCATAATTGCCCCCGGCAATCTGGAGGGCCTTGCCCGTGATCAGCGCTTCGCCGATGATGCTGCGGGCGGAAAACAGAATCCTGCCGTAGGTCTGCCGGGAGACTTGCATGAGGTTGGCTGCCGATTCCTGATCCAGATGTTCGAAATCGCTCAACCGGATCGCCTCCAGCTCTTCCACGGAGAGCATGACCTCTCCGGTGATCGGTATGCCCTGGGGAACGAAGGCGGCGATGGTCGGATAAGCGGATACGAATCTGGGTTTCTTAGGTCTCGGCATATTGGCTTTCCAATTCCGTGTTCATCCAGCTTCCTGTTCCCGGACGAACACCAGTTATGGTCGTTTGACTAAAACAATAAGGACCCTTAATTGGAAAGTCAATACAAATATTGGTCAAATGACTAAAATAATTTGCTGGGCAGACGACGGGCAACGATGCATAGGTTTCCCGCGGTTGGCCATTGGAGCAATTGGGGGGAGCGCTTTTTACTGCTTGTTTGTATAGGTCGGCATAATGCCGCCTACGAGGGGCTCATAGATGCGATATTCGGTGGCCTCGCCGGTGATGGCGTCGATCTCTTTCTGGATGGCCGTGCGCGTCCCGCTGTGAAGCCATGCGTTCCACTCCTCGACGGACCGCCAGGTGCTGCGCACCAGGTATTCCTCTTCTCCGGGAGGGTCGATGCATTTGAGGGTTTCACCGGAAATGTAGCCCGGCTCGGCCAGGGCGAGGGACCGCAAACGAACGACCAGTGGAGCCAATGCCGCTTCCTTCTCTTTGACAAACCTTCTTCTGATCAACACTTCGATGGCCATGGCTCTTGCTCCTTTTTTTAATTGTGCAGCTTGTCTGCCTGCTCTGCAAGCAAAATTTTGAATCGATCCAGGCTGACCGGATAGGGGATGATCGGGATGCCCATCCAGTCCGAGTATTCCAAAAAATCTTCCGGATGCTCGGCCATGTAAGTATCCATGTAGCCGATACCGTCCAGGACTACGGCGCCGCCGCTGTGCCGGGGAAAATTTTCGTTGGCCAGGCCCTTGTCCCAACCCTTGAACACCTTGTGGCGAAACTTGATCCAGCCCGGGGTCATCCACCAGACTTTTTCACCGCCGGCGATTTCGGCGGCAATGCTTTCCCGTTCGGACTCACTGGCGATCATGTCCATGCAGTGGGTGGCATCGATCCGGGCCACATTGGCCCCCTGTTCCGCTATGATCTTCTGCATGGTGCGGGTGGGCTCGTCGGCGTTGACGTAGCAGAACTTGCCGCCGTAGACGACCAGCACCTTGCCGGCCTTTTCCCTTGCCCGGGCGATCCGGTCGAGCAGTTGGTTCTCCAGTTCATGAATGTCCTCGTGAAGCCCGGGAGTCGTGAAAAACAGGTGCTCCGTGTCGAAAAAGCCCTCGGCCCGGAGATGATTCAGTTCCAGGGACAAGGTGCCGCAGGAAACGATGGCGATATCGGAAAATGAGGTCTGAGCCATGAAAATCTCCTTTTAATATTTTACAGCCAGGTCGTACCCGGCATGGATGGCCGAATAAATGTCCATCACGTTCTCGGCATCGCCGATGACCTCGACGGTGGACACGGTTTGTGCGATGTCCGGATCGGGGGCGGGCGCCGAGAGCATGCCCGAAGCCAGGATGACCGTGTCGAACGGCGCCAGTTCAATCGTTTCCCCGTCTTTTTCCACCGTTACCTTGTCGGCTTCGAAACACTTGACCGTCGTGTGGGGCATCAGGCTGACGTTGCTCATCTGGTCGATATGCATGAGGGCCAGCTTTTTAGTGATCATCTCCATCATGCTGCCGATGGGGTCGGTGCGTTTGGTGGCCGTCACCTCCAATCCCTGGGCGCCGAGTTTTTCCGCGATTTCCAGTCCGGTCCGGCCGGCGCCGATCACCAGAACCCGCGATCCTTTGACCGGTTTGGCCGCCCCGAAGTATTCCAGGGACGTCATGGTATACTGGCTGGCAAGCCCCTCGATGTCGGGAATCCGCTGCCGGGCGCCGGTGGCCCAGACAAGCAGGTCCGGCTTGATCTCGGCGACCAGGCCCGCATCCACAGTCCTGTCCGTCAATACCGTTTCGGCGCCGGATTGCACCTGCAAAGCCAGGTTTTCCAGGCCCTCCTTCATTTTTTCTTTGCCCGGTGCCTGCCACGCCAGGTTGAATTGACCTCCCAGCCGATCTTCCTTTTCCGCGAGCGTAACCCGATGGCCGCGTTTGGAAAGGTAGACCGCGGCGCTCATACCGGCGGGCCCGCCGCCGGCCACCAGAACGGTCATGGGCTGATCCGTTTTTTCCAGCATCGGTTCGCCGATTTCCGGATTCAGGTTGCATCCGATGGGCTGGCCGTTTTTCACCCGGTGCAGGCAGCCCTGGAGGCAGTATCCGCAGCTTTGCACCCCTTCGAGGTTCCCTGCTTTCCATTTTTGGATCAGGGCGGGATCGGCAATCAGGGGGCGGCCCAGCGCCACCAGGTCGGCCAGATTGTCATCGAGCACCTTGGCGACCCGATCCGGGCGGCCCATACGGCCGGCCGCGATCAGCGGCAGATCGGTTTGGGAGCGAACCCAGGCCAATGCGTCCATCTGGGGTTTTTCCGGCAGTCGGCCATGGTGGAAATACCATGGCGGGCTGGCGCATGACGAGCCCATGCCTACGTGTACGGCATGAATTCCGGATTCCCTGGCTGTCTTTAACAACGGCGCCAGGTCCTCCGGTGCAATGCCGAATTCCGGTGACATTTCGTTGCCCGATACCCGCAAAATGCGGGTCAGGTCCGGAGCGCCGGCTTTGACTGCCGCCAGCACCTCGACGGCGAACAGCAGCCGATCCTGGCCGTAGCGGTCGGTGCGCCGGTTAATTTTTCCGTTGAGAAACTGGGACACCAGGTAGCAATGCCCTCCCTGGATTTCGATGGCGTCGAAGCCGGCCTGGAAGGCCTTCTGGGCGGCGGAACGGTATCCATCCACAATCGTGCCGATCTCCGCTTCGGTCAACGCTTCGGCGGCAACCCCGATGGTCGGGCAGGTCATTTCGGATGGCGCTTTGGGGTTCTGGCCGCTCGCTTTGGGTTTGGCTGCGGCGCCGCCATGGTTGAGATGCAGGCATGCCAGTCGGTCTTGGGCATGAATCACATCGGCGATTTTCTTCAATTCGGCGGTACTTTCGGACAAGTGAATGCACAACTGTTTGGGGTGTTCTTTGCCTGATATGGTGACTGCTACGGGCTCGATGATCACAAGTCCCGGTCCCTGATCGGCAATTTGCCGGTAAAAGGTCAGATGTCGATCGGTTACGTTGCCGTTGGGGGTACCGTTGGCGGTTTTGATGGGTGGAAAGACGAACCGGTTGGTCAGGGTCAGGTTCCCCAGGGTCATGGGTTCAAACAGTCGTTGCATGGGCGCTCTCCTTGGATGATGGGGGTTTTCGTTGAAAGGGCCGGATAATCGGCGGATCAGGCGCCGCGAAATCGCCATTCTTCTGAGCATTAACTCAATTTTTGTGCCAATCGCTGAGCCTGTTGTCGGGTTGGGTTCTCTATCTCACCGGCTTTGGCAATTAAATCGATTAGAATGGCTGTTCTTGGGAATCGGGGCGCCATAATGTGTCGGGCCCAGAAAAAAATGAAAGCCAATTGGGGGTCGAGATCCCAAAGAAAAATCGGGAAAGGGGCAAGGGTAGCGTTATGTTAACGAATTCGAAAATGAGGTAACGTTACTGTAACGCTTTGTTAGGGGCGAAAAAACATATTGAAGCCGGGCGTTGATCGTGGTTCGGCTGAAGTGGTTGGATGCCTGTCCCGATCCGCCCTCGGCCCAACATAAAAACAGGCCTTCGGCATGCAGCCGAAAGGCCTGTTTTTATGTTGTTGCAGCCACATTTGCTGCGGTTTAATTGACAATAAAAGGTGCCGGTGTGGATTCGCCGGCCAGGGCTTTTTGAATGGTGTCCTCGAGAACGGATTGGGAAACCATACCGGTCACGGAATGGATCGGCTGGCCCTCCTGAAAAATCATCAGGGTGGGAATGGATTGGATGCCGTAACGCTGGGCAACGGAGGCATGGTCGTCCACGTTGCATTTAGCAAATTTCATTTGATTTCCATAGGTTTCCGCCAGGCTGGCAAATGCCGGCGCCATGGCTTTGCAGGGACCGCACCACGGTGCCCAAAAATCGACGATGACGGGTTGGGACTGCTCCAGGACCTGCTGGTCGAAAGCGTCTTTCTGGATCTCAGCAACGGATTCGGACATGAATTTTTCCTCCTTGTTATGGATGTTACAATCCGGGTTCGTTTTTTTCTTTTGCCGTACCTACAACTCCCGTGCCAAAAAGGTGGGCCCCGGCACGATGGGTATGGGTGCTATCGTGCCGGGGCCCTGAGGAGGTGAGAGTAAGGTTGAGTGAATCAAATGGAGGTATTGATTGACTTACTCTGACAAACGGGCATCGCAAATCCAGTGCCAACGGTTCGATTTCTTTACGACCCCAATTCGATACCGTATTTTTTAATCTGTTTCCAGACACTGGTGCGGGAGATGCCCAGCAGGCGCGCGGCCTGGGAGCGGTTGCCGTTGGCGCGGGTCAACGCATCGATCAGCCGGCTGCGCTTCACATCGTCGAGATTGGCTTCCAATGCACAGGAAACCTCACTGCCTTTGGGGCTCGCGTTGCCGATCTGCGGCGGCAGGTGATCGGGACCGATCATGCCCTTGGGGCAGCTGACAAAGGCATATTCGAAGGCGCTTTTCAATTCGCGGGCGTTTCCGGGCCAGGGATAGGCGATGAGGCGGTCCATGGCCGTTTTGGAGATCCCGTCCAGGGTCTTGTCGCTTTTCAGAAGGATGCGGTTGAAAAAGGAGCGTGCCAGAAGGGGGATGTCCTCGACGCGTTCGCGCAGCGGTGGGATGTGAACGGGGATGACATTGATGCGGTAATAAAAGTCTTCACGAAACGACCCGCCTGCAATGAGTTCCGGCAGGTTGCGGTTGGTGGCGGAGATGATGCGCACGTTTACGGAAATGGGCCGGCTGTCGCCCACCCGTTCCACCACCTTTTCTTCGAGCACCCGCAGCAGCTTGACCTGGGTGGAGAGGGGCAGGTCGCCGATTTCGTCCAGAAAGATATCGCCGCCGTTGGCCGCTTCAAACCGTCCTTCCCGGCTTTTATGGGCGCCGGTGTAGGCGCCTTTCACATGGCCGAACAATTCGCTCTCCAATAAGGATTCGTTGAGGGCGGCACAGTTGACTTTCACATAGGGTTGACCGCTCCGGCCGCCTGCTTCGTGGATGGCGCGGGCGACCATCTCCTTTCCCGTGCCGCTTTCGCCGTATACGATGACCGGAGCATCGGACCGCGCGGCGTTGGCGATCAGCTCGAACACCCGCTGCATGGGGGCGCTGGCGCCGATCATGCCGTAAAATCGATCCTCGGCGTCCAGTTCCCGTTTGAAGCTTTCGATCTGGGTTTCCTTGGCAACCAGATCGGTGATGTCGGTCATGGTTTCCACGGCCCCGGTGACTGTGCCGGAGTCGTCTCTGAGGACCGATGCGTTTTTCAGGATATGCACCTGTCGGCCGTCTTTGCGGGTGACGCTGCAGCGCTGCTTTTTCAGATGCCCCCGTTTGAACATCAGGCACCAGTGGCATCCATCCTTCTGCCGGGCAAACTCGCAGGAGGTGCAGTTAAGCGTCGAGCAGCGGTTGCCCACGATTTCGTTTCTCCGATATCCGGTAATCTCCTCAAAGGCTCGATTGACGGAGATGATGACCCCCTCCGGACTGACCACCATGACCCCGTCCTGAATGGTGTCCACCACGGATTTCCAATAGTAGTTCAGGTCTATATCGTTCATGGATTCGCCTTCTGTTTACTAAGTGAACAAATCATGTGTTCACCAAGTTAACACATGAACAGTCGGTTGCCAACCCTCTCTGGGCTGAACGATGCTTTTTGTAGAAGCGTTTCAACGCACTATAAAATATAACTATCAGGAATCATATTGTAATAAATTTTACGAAAGATGGGTTCGATGCACTTGGCATCGCCATTGCTCAAGGAGTGACATGTCGTTCCCCGGCAGTGCGTCACTTACCGAAAAGACGGACAGTGTGATGATACGGTTCGATCTCCGTGAAAAACTGATTCCTTTCTCGTTGCTGCAGATTTCCAACAACTTCCGGGAAATGCAGCCCGGCGACGAAATGGAGATTCTGGCCGGCGATTGTCCCATCCAGGCCGCGATTTTCAAGGACGTGATGCGGATCCTGCCGAAAAGCGACTACGAACTGCTCTCTCAGAACGATTTTACGGGAGACGCACCTGTGAAGCGATTAAGGCTGAAAAAGAAAGCACCAAAGACAAACCTCTAAACAAAGGAGATTCATCATGTCAGCAGCCGAATTGAATTCCATGGAAGCGGCAAGCACGGTAGACGCCAGGGGCAGCGCCTGTCCGGGACCCCTGCTGGAGGCAAAAAAAGGGATCGGCAAGGTCAAGGTCGGCGAAGTCCTCGAAATTTATTCCAACGATGCCGGCACCCGCACGGATATCCCGGCCTGGGCCAAAAAAGTGGGCCATGAGTACCTGGGCGTGGTCGAGGCCGACGGCTACGACAAACACTTCATCTGCCGGAAGAAATAGCGGGGCCGCGATGACACCCAAGGCCCAGAACCCAGGCAAAATCCTGATCCTGGC
This window of the uncultured Desulfosarcina sp. genome carries:
- the aprA gene encoding adenylyl-sulfate reductase subunit alpha; the protein is MEEFKTVEVTTDLLIIGPGMAGSGACVEGAHWAKENGVKITVVDKAAMERSGAVGMGLSAINQYQGENSPVDYLSYVRQDLMGLCRDDLVMDISRHVNGSVHMFEGYGLPIWTDPDGNYVHEGRWQLMINGESYKAIVAEAGKNAVGMDNIIERVFVVRLLLDKKDKNKVAGAIGFSVRDPEIYVFRFKACIVSAGGAVHVFRPRSTGEGLGRAWYPPWNAGSSSYLTTTAGAEMTSQEVVFIPGRFKDGYGPVGAWFLLFKAAATSATGYNYMAEGLAEGGELHNWPPYGEVKPIPTCLRNHLMMIEMYHKGDGPIFIHTDKAIAKLAEQAPDEKAYKKELKKLEAEAWEDFLDMTISQAVLWAAKDVFPEEGPSEIMPSEPYFIGSHSGASGAWTSGPEDIQTGESKSDYFWGYNRMTTVKGLFAAGDGVGVSSHKFSSGSFTEGRIAAKAAVKYCVDNPELPEFDSAEVDKLKKRIVLPLKHYEDHKNYTTLGSTDKKYDLPVEEVNPNYITPKMAIFRLNKIMDEYVAGWGSQYNCSAITLNIALDLIKLLKEDLNKLAARNLHELMRCWENVHRVQIAEAHTRHKLFREETRWPGYYYRSDFRKMDEKKWGKVFVNSVYDAEKDEFTMLTRPLHHLVEIKEVVGM
- the aprB gene encoding adenylyl-sulfate reductase subunit beta encodes the protein MPSFVIDEKCDGCKGGDKTACMYICPNDLMVLDVDRMKAYNAEPDMCWECYNCVKICPTQAIEVRGYADFTPLGASVVPMRGSEDIMWTVKFRGGTIKRFKFPIRTTPEGEAKPDGGFGIGPGKLDDQLLFTEPASLKADKLWTLGD
- a CDS encoding universal stress protein is translated as MEKENEGVEPTIDIKKILFPIDLTENASKLLPYVFSLSKKYNSSIYLLHVVQDLNKWGKLYVPHPSMDNFQKEAIEAAKSALQTLCEEQLQRCPDFKTIVVSGDAAQEILKVIAAERIDLVIMGTHGRKGLEHVIFGSVAETVVKNAPIPVLSINPYKLK
- a CDS encoding universal stress protein, whose amino-acid sequence is MPFGEKRFNKNILIAVDESENARRAVTYVGKLLGGIKGFKVLILHIIRQPEEDYFPNLSERDKWLADYQMKVDAMLDDYRKILIDSGFAPAAVAVRSMLRHCPSLAECILFELQQTQYHTIVVGRQGLSRSEAFLFGSVSSKIVNHARDCTVWVVE
- a CDS encoding MBL fold metallo-hydrolase; its protein translation is MKITIVYDNVVSRPALAADWGFACLVETEGHTLLFDTGAKGAILLGNMEKLNIDPAAIDAVFLSHNHWDHIGGLADLLRIHDTTVFLPASCPPPENAANIVSIDRPVELFENGYSTGQLAGIEQSLVIRQHDHAVVVAGCSHPGVGAILKAASRFGTVTTLIGGLHGFNEFSLLDPLKTVCPAHCTQHIDEIKQRYPEKALAAGAGRVLEV
- a CDS encoding DUF5320 domain-containing protein → MPGFNGSGPMGAGPMTGWGRGMCGRPAGAGNLPAYGGRGYGYGYGRGMGFGRGFGRGRGRGLGPAAGGYGYGYPPETGYGYPAGKTDEIEMLRSNAEAMKNSLEAIQQKIAELEKEGSE
- a CDS encoding DUF134 domain-containing protein, with the protein product MPRPKKPRFVSAYPTIAAFVPQGIPITGEVMLSVEELEAIRLSDFEHLDQESAANLMQVSRQTYGRILFSARSIIGEALITGKALQIAGGNYAMRGGGRRRHGRRGRMGGNANAINAGTPANETQTGREVTQMPRGDKTGPDGQGRQTGRGQGPCGQGQQQPCPRGKGGRGGGRGSGQGQGQGQGRGGGRGQGQGGTGRGRGQNR
- a CDS encoding antibiotic biosynthesis monooxygenase family protein, translated to MAIEVLIRRRFVKEKEAALAPLVVRLRSLALAEPGYISGETLKCIDPPGEEEYLVRSTWRSVEEWNAWLHSGTRTAIQKEIDAITGEATEYRIYEPLVGGIMPTYTNKQ
- a CDS encoding DUF1638 domain-containing protein, with protein sequence MAQTSFSDIAIVSCGTLSLELNHLRAEGFFDTEHLFFTTPGLHEDIHELENQLLDRIARAREKAGKVLVVYGGKFCYVNADEPTRTMQKIIAEQGANVARIDATHCMDMIASESERESIAAEIAGGEKVWWMTPGWIKFRHKVFKGWDKGLANENFPRHSGGAVVLDGIGYMDTYMAEHPEDFLEYSDWMGIPIIPYPVSLDRFKILLAEQADKLHN
- a CDS encoding FAD-dependent oxidoreductase, which gives rise to MQRLFEPMTLGNLTLTNRFVFPPIKTANGTPNGNVTDRHLTFYRQIADQGPGLVIIEPVAVTISGKEHPKQLCIHLSESTAELKKIADVIHAQDRLACLHLNHGGAAAKPKASGQNPKAPSEMTCPTIGVAAEALTEAEIGTIVDGYRSAAQKAFQAGFDAIEIQGGHCYLVSQFLNGKINRRTDRYGQDRLLFAVEVLAAVKAGAPDLTRILRVSGNEMSPEFGIAPEDLAPLLKTARESGIHAVHVGMGSSCASPPWYFHHGRLPEKPQMDALAWVRSQTDLPLIAAGRMGRPDRVAKVLDDNLADLVALGRPLIADPALIQKWKAGNLEGVQSCGYCLQGCLHRVKNGQPIGCNLNPEIGEPMLEKTDQPMTVLVAGGGPAGMSAAVYLSKRGHRVTLAEKEDRLGGQFNLAWQAPGKEKMKEGLENLALQVQSGAETVLTDRTVDAGLVAEIKPDLLVWATGARQRIPDIEGLASQYTMTSLEYFGAAKPVKGSRVLVIGAGRTGLEIAEKLGAQGLEVTATKRTDPIGSMMEMITKKLALMHIDQMSNVSLMPHTTVKCFEADKVTVEKDGETIELAPFDTVILASGMLSAPAPDPDIAQTVSTVEVIGDAENVMDIYSAIHAGYDLAVKY
- the trxA gene encoding thioredoxin, which encodes MSESVAEIQKDAFDQQVLEQSQPVIVDFWAPWCGPCKAMAPAFASLAETYGNQMKFAKCNVDDHASVAQRYGIQSIPTLMIFQEGQPIHSVTGMVSQSVLEDTIQKALAGESTPAPFIVN